In Babylonia areolata isolate BAREFJ2019XMU chromosome 10, ASM4173473v1, whole genome shotgun sequence, the following proteins share a genomic window:
- the LOC143286482 gene encoding dimethylaniline monooxygenase [N-oxide-forming] 2-like produces the protein MQARLAARVLAGRHRLPDRKVRQQDVDRTNLQVLQIRGYYKYILFCTPYCDELAADIGVAPDWWRFLLRGDVKMALAVLFGPAYPFHYRLLGPHAWPGAREATEKAYRETVYSIQHRTVGDGREGRAGSAWGYSCLVALVPVIPVFVFYFWGRM, from the exons ATGCAGGCACGTCTGGCAGCTCGGGTGTTGGCCGGCAGGCATCGGCTCCCTGACAGAAAAGTCAGACAGCAGGATGTTGATCGCACAAACCTACAGGTCCTCCAAATACGTGGCTACTACAAGTACATt TTGTTCTGCACCCCCTATTGTGACGAATTAGCTGCTGACATTGGTGTGGCGCCTGACTGGTGGCGCTTTCTGCTTCGAGGCGATGTGAAGATGGCCCTGGCTGTGTTGTTCGGGCCCGCCTATCCCTTTCACTACCGTCTGCTGGGGCCTCACGCCTGGCCAGGAGCTCGGGAAGCCACGGAAAAGGCGTACAGAGAAACCGTGTATTCCATCCAGCATCGCACAGTGGgagatgggagggaagggagggcaggCAGTGCCTGGGGATACAGCTGTCTGGTGGCTTTGGTGCCTGTCATTCCGGTTTTTGTTTTCTACTTTTGGGGTAGAATGTGA